The Hydrogenobacter sp. T-2 region CAAAGAGTTTTTTGACCACTTCTCCTTGGTCATGACCTATCTCAAAGGCTATAAGTCCTTTGGGCTTAAGGTAGTTATCTATGGTGCTGGCTATCCTCTCGTAAAATTCCCAACCCTTTTCCCCGCCTATGAGGGAAGTATAACCCTCAAGTTTTACACCTGTTGGAAGGCTTTCCCAGTGCTTCTTTGGAATGTAAGGTGGATTTGAAAGGATTAATTCAAAGGGATAAGGCTTTATGGGACTAAAGAGGTCTCCTGCAACGAGGAAAAACCTCTCTAAAACACGGTGCCTGAGGGCATTTTTCTTTGAAAGCCTTAGCGACTCCAAATTTATATCCACTCCTATTATACGGAGGTTTGACCTCTCACATAGTAGGCTTACGCTTATACATCCAGTGCCTACACCCAGCTCAAGACCAACCATAGGTTCATCTTTGGGAATTTTTTTGAGGACTTCCTCTACAAGCACCTCCGTCTCTGGTCTTGGTATAAGGACACCTTCTTTTACGAAAAAGCTCCTCCCGTAGAAATCCCATTCTCCCAAAATATACTGAAGAGGATAGCCCTCCTCAATCCTTTCTAAGTCTTTAAGGAAGCTCTCTAAGACCTGCAAGGGAACTTCAAGGTCTTCCATAAAGTAGATATCCTTATGGTTTACTTTCAGATGGTGTGCCAGAAGGAGCTGTTTGTCCCTGAGGGTTGCTCTGCTGGGTTTGGACAGGAGGTCTTTTATCTTCATCTCCTATAAGTGAGCCTCTCTTTGAAGGATGGGTTAGGGCAAGGAGTATGGCTAAAGCCATAAGGGAAAAGCCAAGCCAGTAGGTTATTTTTGTTAGAATTGTATCTACTCCGCCTGGTCCAAACACACCCTGTCCCATTCCACCAAAGGCTGTGCCCACATCCCCTCTGCTTCTTTGCATAAGCACTACTATAATTAACAAAAAGGCTACAACTATAAAAACTGTAAGAAGTAGGTAATACATAGCTACTATTATACAAGCTCTCCGTCCTTTAGTCTGTAGATTCTGTCAAAGTAGGGTTTTAGTTCCTCGTTATGAGTTGCCACGAGCATGGTAAGACCTCTTTCTTCCCTTAGTTTAAGGAAGAGGTCAAAAATCCTCTTACCCTCTGCAAGGTCAAGGTTGCCTGTAGGTTCGTCTGCGAGCAGAATCTTTGGGTCAAGCATGAGAGCTCTTCCAATAGCTACCCTTTGCTGTTCACCACCTGAAAGCTGACTGGGTCTGTGTTTTAGCCTGTGTGAAAGTCTTAGATATTCAAGTATCTGAAGTGCTTTCTCTTCTGATCTTTCAACGCCAGCCAACTGTCCTATGAGGATTAGGTTCTCTAACACGTTAAAGTCTTCTAGAAGATAGTAAAACTGGAATACAAAGCCTAAATGCCTTTGTCTAAAAGAGGCGAGCTGGTCTTCGTCCATAAGATGTATGCTTTGACCCATGACATAAATTTCCCCCTCTGTGGACTTTTCAAGACCTGCGGTTATATGAAGTAGGGTGCTCTTGCCTGAGCCAGAGGGTCCCATAAGACCTACTATC contains the following coding sequences:
- the prmC gene encoding peptide chain release factor N(5)-glutamine methyltransferase, translated to MKIKDLLSKPSRATLRDKQLLLAHHLKVNHKDIYFMEDLEVPLQVLESFLKDLERIEEGYPLQYILGEWDFYGRSFFVKEGVLIPRPETEVLVEEVLKKIPKDEPMVGLELGVGTGCISVSLLCERSNLRIIGVDINLESLRLSKKNALRHRVLERFFLVAGDLFSPIKPYPFELILSNPPYIPKKHWESLPTGVKLEGYTSLIGGEKGWEFYERIASTIDNYLKPKGLIAFEIGHDQGEVVKKLFEEKGFKVNIIKDYSGQERVVLGWKS
- the secG gene encoding preprotein translocase subunit SecG, which translates into the protein MYYLLLTVFIVVAFLLIIVVLMQRSRGDVGTAFGGMGQGVFGPGGVDTILTKITYWLGFSLMALAILLALTHPSKRGSLIGDEDKRPPVQTQQSNPQGQTAPSGTPSESKP
- a CDS encoding ABC transporter ATP-binding protein; the encoded protein is MNRIIQIKNLWKAYPGRVQALKNISLEVFEGEIVGLMGPSGSGKSTLLHITAGLEKSTEGEIYVMGQSIHLMDEDQLASFRQRHLGFVFQFYYLLEDFNVLENLILIGQLAGVERSEEKALQILEYLRLSHRLKHRPSQLSGGEQQRVAIGRALMLDPKILLADEPTGNLDLAEGKRIFDLFLKLREERGLTMLVATHNEELKPYFDRIYRLKDGELV